Proteins encoded together in one Chitinophaga sp. LS1 window:
- a CDS encoding IS3 family transposase — translation MNKGRRKFNAAFKAKVAVEALKEQLTLAELAEKYDLHPTQITEWKKQLLSGSEQVFDQGKKADSEATDHQEEKDELYKQIGQLKVENDWLKKNLNRSMGRTGRMAIVSKDDTELSIVRQCQLLEVSRSSHYHEPKGESKQNLELMAQIDRLHLEHPYFGAVRMAKHLSTDDLVVNVKRIRRLMRKMDISAIYPVPNTSEAYKYHQKYPYLLKGLNIDRNNQVWSMDITYIPMAKGFMYLCAIIDWHSRYLLSWTLSNTMTVDFCLEALQKAVSIYGTPEILNTDQGSQFTSEEFTSAVLNAEIKFSMDGVGRATDNICIERFWRSIKYENIYLNAYDSTLELYKGIHRYVEFYNWERKHQSLGYVTPADVYGAADKLSTYSQQFTKRKKVTKKEKVYNSSNRFDSLINNPPIAV, via the coding sequence ATGAACAAGGGAAGAAGAAAGTTCAATGCAGCATTTAAAGCGAAGGTAGCAGTAGAAGCCTTAAAAGAACAACTCACACTTGCAGAGCTGGCTGAGAAGTATGATTTACATCCCACTCAGATAACGGAGTGGAAGAAACAGCTGTTATCAGGCTCTGAACAGGTATTTGATCAGGGTAAGAAAGCTGATTCTGAAGCAACAGATCACCAGGAAGAAAAGGATGAACTATATAAGCAAATCGGTCAACTCAAGGTAGAGAATGACTGGTTGAAAAAAAATCTGAACAGGTCTATGGGAAGAACTGGAAGGATGGCTATAGTAAGCAAGGATGATACGGAGCTTAGCATTGTACGTCAATGTCAATTGCTTGAAGTATCCCGTAGCAGTCATTATCATGAGCCTAAAGGAGAGAGCAAACAAAATCTGGAGCTGATGGCTCAGATTGATCGTCTCCACCTTGAACATCCTTATTTCGGGGCTGTTCGGATGGCCAAACATTTGAGTACAGATGATCTGGTTGTCAATGTGAAGCGGATTAGGCGCCTGATGCGAAAAATGGATATTTCGGCCATATATCCGGTTCCCAATACGAGCGAGGCATATAAATACCACCAAAAGTATCCATACCTGCTAAAGGGGCTTAATATTGACAGGAACAACCAGGTTTGGAGCATGGATATCACTTACATTCCGATGGCGAAAGGTTTTATGTATCTGTGTGCGATTATAGACTGGCATAGCCGGTATTTGCTATCCTGGACGCTAAGTAATACCATGACTGTTGATTTCTGCCTGGAAGCCCTTCAAAAGGCCGTTTCCATCTATGGCACTCCTGAGATCCTAAACACAGATCAGGGAAGCCAGTTTACCAGTGAGGAATTCACCTCAGCGGTATTAAATGCTGAGATCAAATTCAGCATGGACGGTGTTGGAAGAGCTACAGATAATATTTGTATTGAAAGGTTTTGGCGTAGCATCAAATACGAGAACATCTATCTCAATGCTTACGACAGCACGCTGGAATTATACAAAGGAATTCACAGGTATGTGGAATTCTATAATTGGGAACGAAAACATCAAAGCCTTGGATATGTTACTCCTGCTGATGTTTATGGCGCTGCTGATAAGTTATCCACATATTCACAGCAATTCACAAAGAGAAAAAAAGTAACAAAAAAAGAGAAAGTTTATAATAGTAGTAATAGATTTGATTCTTTAATTAATAACCCACCTATTGCTGTCTAA
- a CDS encoding acyltransferase, producing the protein MKLKSIQFLRGVAVSLVVYAHSIDLQEDHSISFQQNFYYLENFGAIGADLFFVISGFIISYIASEYNGIEKGCLFLRKRFLRINPPYYIASLIQIIIFLSFTRISNDVLLNEIFDTIFLFPIWDGKESLEPILSVGWTLSFEWWFYLIFFITISFGIKKKSLCLIIVFIIITTLGIFFAGHDTRMIFFLNPILLEFTIGILVFNLYNTFKVNASLSYFLLLIGLIGYMLNIRLGYGEISELNSIIIDNKGLKRTLLWGIPSGFIVMGSIYLERHDKLTKLWNNNLGLLLGNASFSIYLIHIPVFYLIAVYYKRYGFYIIPDLSILLHLCLSLVIGIFFYFWIERKLLITFNLA; encoded by the coding sequence ATGAAGTTAAAAAGTATCCAATTTTTACGTGGAGTAGCTGTATCATTAGTTGTATACGCACATTCAATAGATCTACAGGAAGATCATTCAATTTCCTTTCAACAGAATTTTTATTATCTCGAAAATTTTGGTGCTATAGGTGCCGATTTATTCTTTGTTATCTCTGGTTTCATAATAAGTTATATAGCATCAGAATACAATGGGATTGAAAAAGGTTGTCTTTTTCTAAGAAAAAGATTCCTTAGAATAAATCCGCCTTATTATATTGCCTCTTTAATTCAAATAATTATCTTTCTTTCCTTTACAAGGATATCAAATGATGTTCTATTAAATGAAATTTTCGACACAATATTTTTATTTCCTATATGGGATGGAAAAGAAAGTTTAGAGCCTATTCTATCTGTTGGATGGACCTTGAGTTTTGAATGGTGGTTTTATTTAATTTTCTTCATTACAATATCATTTGGAATTAAAAAGAAATCTTTATGTCTGATTATTGTCTTTATAATAATAACCACATTAGGTATTTTTTTTGCAGGACATGATACTAGAATGATTTTTTTCCTAAATCCAATATTATTAGAATTCACAATAGGTATTTTGGTTTTTAACTTATATAATACTTTCAAGGTTAATGCCTCTTTAAGTTATTTTCTCCTTCTTATAGGATTGATTGGATATATGCTAAATATCCGCTTAGGTTATGGTGAAATTTCGGAATTGAATAGCATTATAATTGATAATAAAGGTTTAAAAAGAACATTATTATGGGGTATCCCAAGTGGTTTTATCGTAATGGGCAGTATTTACTTAGAAAGACATGATAAATTAACAAAACTATGGAATAATAATTTAGGTCTCCTACTTGGTAACGCTTCTTTTTCCATTTATTTAATTCATATCCCTGTATTTTACTTGATTGCTGTCTATTATAAAAGATATGGTTTTTATATTATTCCTGATTTATCGATACTCTTACATTTATGTCTATCATTAGTAATAGGAATTTTTTTTTATTTCTGGATTGAACGAAAGTTATTGATTACATTTAACTTGGCTTAG
- a CDS encoding alpha/beta hydrolase — MSKLIGFICSFIFIGIYSLNAQIIPLLYDMVPNNPRDKMSEIILDSSLYSDAYLNTSYPSLQIFSPSKNNNLGIGILVIPGGAYQFLAYNEEGTNIAAWFANHGITAFVLKYRLPSNASSNNISIESLQDAQTAIKVIRSQCLRWGIKSNAIGVIGFSAGGHLAAGISTKFNISYITNPKNVSLKPNFQILVYPVISMKDSLTHFGSRNNLLGRNPSQLVIDSFSNENYVDINTPPAYIIHAEDDSLVTVNNSLVFYQALLKNKVSAEIHLYSKGDHGFVLRMKQDDWLLPIQNWIVQLLSQVKCNQ, encoded by the coding sequence ATGAGTAAATTAATAGGATTTATTTGTTCTTTTATATTTATAGGAATTTATTCACTAAATGCCCAAATTATTCCATTATTGTATGATATGGTTCCGAATAATCCCAGAGATAAAATGAGTGAGATTATATTAGATAGTTCTCTTTATTCGGATGCATATTTAAACACATCGTATCCATCCTTGCAAATATTTAGTCCTTCGAAGAATAATAATCTTGGAATTGGTATTTTGGTAATCCCAGGAGGAGCATATCAATTTCTCGCTTATAATGAGGAAGGGACAAATATTGCAGCCTGGTTTGCAAATCATGGTATCACTGCATTTGTTTTAAAATATCGTCTACCTAGTAATGCAAGCTCTAATAATATAAGTATAGAATCTTTGCAGGATGCTCAGACCGCTATTAAGGTAATCAGGAGTCAGTGCTTACGATGGGGGATAAAATCGAATGCAATTGGAGTAATTGGATTTTCCGCAGGAGGACATTTAGCCGCTGGAATTTCTACAAAATTTAATATAAGTTATATTACAAACCCTAAAAATGTGAGTTTAAAACCCAACTTTCAAATATTAGTTTATCCAGTGATAAGTATGAAAGATAGTTTAACGCATTTTGGATCAAGGAATAATTTATTAGGAAGGAATCCATCACAACTTGTTATAGATTCTTTTTCAAACGAAAATTATGTAGATATTAATACACCACCAGCATATATTATACATGCTGAAGATGATAGTTTGGTTACAGTTAATAATAGTTTGGTTTTTTATCAGGCGCTCCTTAAAAATAAGGTATCTGCGGAAATTCATTTGTATTCAAAAGGAGATCATGGTTTTGTTTTAAGAATGAAGCAAGATGATTGGCTACTACCAATACAGAATTGGATTGTACAATTACTAAGCCAAGTTAAATGTAATCAATAA
- a CDS encoding TonB-dependent receptor, with protein MKIFLLLSSLFVSFCLYGQSDYIVTGTVRDSTGQVVIGANVWLMTANDTLRGMSNKNGSFRITGIKSQAFKLRVTSLGYEVWEKTSLPGGSLDFQIVLKTGMKMLREFVVKGIVQPVTYKKDTVEYDTKGFIFSEHDMVEDLMKRLPGLEVNSDGTISMMGQKVTKIMINGQEFLVNDIKTLTSLVPAYLINKIQLIDDHGDINRMRGTSRGETQKIINLTTSESIKDIIAGRLSSQYGEYGLYRLAASAFRFNDQQEYHIALANSNMGQYTGKANNSDIDIGLRKKISDKVSFNTGIYYKSENTEIISNNSIETITSDGTLYNNINSNGNSQSENGTFNSEWKINPDKNNKLIIHLDGDLANGENYSEITNIQSGFQRKDQFSINSTKNKSNLLKGNLFFTHFFKKNGRNLAFSYSGNFKDNGIDLDSKNRFRYYYNADTTQFQDSSIHQLINRNNDISENKLEVSYIEPIGDKKNFELRYSYLNSLFYNDYKTKIEETSGKLVPIDSLSNNFNYIVRQMESEITYEYKSNRLNYWIGGNISSYKLLGPSKKIGFSFFPVLQFDYKFSKNSFVRMLYKGENAFPTYNQLSSVPDYLDLQNPVIGNPDLKPANNHSLTIEYRGSKRKCSLFSNFSFDATKNNITTNVLLVEDKLGTVKQETHFLNTNEKYSLGNKSGWSGQVGERSNINLEEGIFYSTNDQYYDLTKWKITSLKANIRLGFEFVLGFWSTSSNITYSYNKNDFGVNNVAINIHSINYYGYNHFKITKNISMEITYSGQKNYSLESAFRYSSLIVESRASFRWLNSKLITSLNVNNLLNNKANASQILSNNLISSTNVKNRGRYVMINILYDFRRVNN; from the coding sequence ATGAAAATCTTCTTATTATTATCCTCATTGTTTGTTTCTTTCTGCTTATACGGACAATCTGATTATATAGTTACGGGTACGGTTAGGGATTCTACTGGTCAGGTAGTGATTGGAGCTAATGTATGGTTAATGACGGCAAATGATACGCTTAGAGGTATGAGTAATAAGAATGGATCTTTTAGGATTACAGGGATAAAGAGCCAGGCTTTTAAATTGCGGGTTACATCCTTGGGATATGAGGTATGGGAAAAGACTTCTTTACCAGGGGGTAGTTTGGATTTTCAGATTGTTTTGAAAACAGGTATGAAAATGTTGAGAGAATTTGTGGTAAAAGGGATTGTACAGCCAGTTACTTATAAGAAGGATACAGTTGAGTATGATACTAAAGGATTTATATTTTCTGAGCATGATATGGTAGAAGACCTAATGAAAAGGCTACCTGGATTGGAAGTTAATAGTGATGGGACGATTAGTATGATGGGGCAGAAGGTGACTAAAATTATGATTAATGGGCAGGAGTTTTTGGTAAATGATATCAAAACATTGACAAGTTTGGTCCCGGCTTATCTTATTAATAAAATACAGTTGATTGATGATCACGGAGATATTAATCGGATGAGAGGAACATCAAGAGGGGAGACGCAAAAAATTATTAATTTGACAACTAGTGAAAGTATTAAAGATATAATAGCTGGAAGACTGTCGTCACAATATGGAGAATATGGTCTATATCGTCTAGCTGCAAGTGCCTTTAGATTTAATGATCAGCAAGAGTATCATATAGCCTTGGCAAATAGTAATATGGGGCAATATACCGGGAAAGCGAATAATTCTGATATTGATATTGGGTTAAGGAAAAAAATTAGTGATAAGGTTTCTTTTAACACCGGGATATATTATAAAAGTGAGAATACAGAGATAATATCAAATAATTCAATAGAAACAATTACTAGTGACGGAACTTTATATAATAATATAAATTCAAATGGAAATAGCCAATCTGAAAATGGAACTTTTAACTCGGAATGGAAAATTAATCCTGATAAGAATAATAAGCTCATAATTCATTTGGATGGGGACCTTGCTAATGGGGAAAATTATAGTGAAATAACAAATATTCAGTCAGGTTTTCAAAGAAAAGACCAATTTTCAATTAATAGTACTAAAAATAAATCCAATTTATTGAAAGGCAATCTGTTTTTTACTCATTTTTTTAAAAAGAATGGTAGAAATTTAGCTTTTTCGTATAGTGGGAATTTTAAAGATAATGGTATAGATCTCGATTCAAAGAATAGATTTCGTTATTACTATAATGCAGATACTACACAATTTCAGGATTCAAGTATACATCAATTGATAAACAGAAATAATGATATCTCAGAAAATAAATTGGAGGTTTCATACATTGAACCTATAGGCGACAAAAAGAATTTTGAGTTAAGGTATAGTTATTTAAACTCATTATTTTATAACGATTATAAGACTAAAATTGAAGAGACAAGTGGAAAGTTAGTACCTATAGATTCTTTAAGCAATAACTTTAATTACATTGTCCGTCAAATGGAGAGTGAGATTACTTATGAATATAAAAGTAATAGGCTAAATTATTGGATTGGTGGAAATATTTCTTCATATAAGTTATTGGGTCCTTCTAAAAAAATAGGATTTTCATTTTTCCCAGTTTTGCAATTTGATTATAAATTTTCGAAGAATTCCTTTGTTAGGATGTTATATAAAGGAGAAAATGCTTTCCCTACTTATAATCAATTATCAAGTGTTCCAGATTATTTAGATTTACAAAATCCTGTTATAGGAAATCCTGACCTTAAGCCGGCTAATAATCATTCCTTAACAATTGAATACAGGGGAAGTAAAAGAAAATGCAGTTTGTTCTCAAATTTTTCTTTTGATGCTACGAAGAATAATATTACGACCAATGTTCTGTTGGTTGAAGATAAATTAGGAACAGTGAAACAAGAGACTCATTTTTTGAATACAAATGAGAAATATTCATTGGGAAATAAAAGCGGATGGAGTGGGCAGGTTGGAGAGAGAAGTAATATTAATTTAGAGGAAGGAATTTTTTATTCTACGAATGATCAATATTATGATTTAACTAAATGGAAGATTACTTCACTTAAGGCTAATATAAGATTGGGATTTGAATTTGTATTGGGGTTCTGGAGTACATCTTCTAATATTACATATTCTTATAATAAGAATGATTTTGGTGTAAATAATGTTGCTATAAATATTCACTCAATAAATTATTATGGATACAACCACTTTAAGATTACTAAAAATATTTCAATGGAGATAACCTATTCGGGACAGAAAAATTATAGTCTTGAAAGTGCATTTAGATATAGTTCTTTGATTGTTGAATCAAGAGCAAGCTTTAGATGGCTAAATAGTAAATTAATTACTTCCTTAAATGTAAATAATTTACTAAATAATAAGGCTAATGCCTCTCAAATTCTTTCTAATAATTTAATTTCTTCTACAAATGTAAAAAATAGAGGGCGTTATGTAATGATTAATATTTTATATGACTTTCGTAGAGTTAATAATTAA
- a CDS encoding DnaA ATPase domain-containing protein, protein MTIDIEYELYGFIEYLPNSIGFLSPVFKSGDNYYMQNSYDNHVITSFLALPPSQTHLIQQWPKEKLTRRSGQNCVFGFKKESQIFFAEGKVLARQLITEVHFNDDCYNQVQRFIDEFKDDNDSRNLAESVWRQCLNIIASQSRVFKNLFEKNFMPYYYATPNLYLYSKNPQLKDILRNQFFPDIHASMLNKYGDKFNIIIHSEKDSGISLYDVRPVKLNESPHLKHFFSQKREMIPGMTFQNYFTCKYNLEIYNLLSHFVSRTEVNGERVFVLLGPNGSGKTHLLHALAKEYRNPNIYPQTLLYTIPSNFFYVEEILQEPIDLFQMHCRNNDIVIIDDAQFIFQQRSKLAESFIDIISSYIKLGKKFILGYQIKQENDNISHRICVELNTNVKSVSISLPGIQDKIDLLSNKLSKNNLTFSDDFIKNLSYLLPPSLEYIDKLNVYIHLLIERNRCENDLLTLCSNYLKHRNQNNLSLLYDLIQLYFTQNNDIKGMENISLEYANATFICMYLSELLIPNREVLSRSWIKDYSYHTLTQVFFLNPNFKKLITNIFKFMIDNGWQLSPNKTKPYKDPITSNHL, encoded by the coding sequence ATGACAATTGATATCGAATATGAGTTATATGGGTTCATTGAATATTTACCCAATAGTATCGGATTTTTATCCCCTGTCTTTAAGTCAGGGGATAATTACTATATGCAAAACTCATATGATAACCACGTCATAACCTCCTTTCTGGCTTTGCCTCCCTCTCAGACACATCTTATTCAACAATGGCCGAAAGAAAAACTAACCAGAAGGAGTGGACAAAATTGTGTTTTTGGCTTCAAAAAGGAGAGTCAGATTTTTTTTGCCGAAGGGAAAGTACTCGCACGGCAACTAATTACTGAAGTTCATTTTAACGATGATTGTTATAACCAGGTACAAAGATTTATCGATGAATTTAAGGATGATAATGATAGTCGCAATCTGGCAGAATCCGTCTGGCGACAGTGTCTAAATATTATTGCTTCACAAAGTCGTGTTTTTAAAAACCTATTTGAAAAAAATTTCATGCCCTATTATTATGCTACCCCAAATTTATATTTATATTCTAAGAACCCTCAATTAAAAGACATTCTCCGTAATCAATTTTTCCCGGATATACACGCCTCAATGCTAAATAAATATGGAGATAAATTTAACATTATCATCCATAGTGAAAAAGATTCCGGTATCTCATTATATGATGTTAGACCAGTAAAGCTGAATGAGTCTCCTCACTTAAAACATTTCTTCAGTCAAAAAAGAGAAATGATTCCTGGCATGACATTCCAAAACTACTTCACTTGCAAATACAATTTGGAAATTTACAACCTATTGTCCCACTTTGTAAGCAGAACTGAAGTGAATGGAGAAAGAGTATTTGTGCTACTTGGTCCAAATGGTTCAGGGAAAACACATTTATTGCATGCATTAGCAAAGGAATACAGAAACCCTAATATCTACCCACAAACATTGCTTTACACCATCCCCTCTAATTTTTTCTATGTAGAAGAAATTCTTCAGGAACCGATTGATTTATTTCAAATGCATTGTCGTAACAATGACATAGTAATAATTGATGACGCACAATTTATCTTTCAGCAAAGAAGTAAGCTAGCTGAATCATTTATTGATATCATCTCTTCTTATATTAAACTGGGGAAAAAGTTCATTTTAGGGTATCAGATTAAGCAGGAAAATGACAACATTTCGCACCGCATATGTGTCGAGTTGAATACAAACGTCAAATCGGTAAGCATTTCATTGCCTGGCATTCAGGACAAAATTGATTTACTTTCGAATAAATTATCTAAGAACAATCTTACTTTTTCGGACGACTTTATTAAAAACTTATCATATCTTCTTCCCCCTAGTCTAGAATACATCGACAAATTAAATGTTTACATACACCTGCTAATAGAGAGGAATCGATGTGAAAATGATCTCTTAACCTTATGCTCGAATTATCTAAAACACAGAAATCAAAATAACCTAAGTCTGCTATATGACCTTATCCAATTATATTTTACCCAAAATAATGATATTAAAGGAATGGAAAATATTTCCCTTGAATATGCGAACGCCACTTTTATATGTATGTACCTTTCCGAATTATTAATACCTAATAGAGAAGTTTTATCCAGATCCTGGATCAAGGATTACTCTTACCATACACTCACACAGGTTTTCTTTCTAAATCCCAATTTTAAAAAACTAATTACCAATATCTTTAAATTCATGATTGACAATGGGTGGCAACTATCTCCCAACAAAACGAAACCATATAAAGATCCTATTACCTCCAACCACTTATAA
- a CDS encoding RNA polymerase sigma factor, translated as MLHKSDEELLKEIKAGNEATFAAVYNHYQPLLLMEAYYKIRSTAEAEDMVQEIFTSFWNRRKEIPLTIPLKHYLYKAVHLQYAYKCRKSEVAKKFIQHSLYISKEGTINHALENKEIYHQIKEAIATVTAPATRRAFELLYIEDKSHKEIALDMNIQPQVVKNQVSRALKIIRSHLKKVI; from the coding sequence ATGTTACACAAATCAGACGAGGAACTGCTTAAAGAAATAAAAGCAGGTAACGAAGCTACATTTGCGGCTGTTTACAACCATTACCAACCATTACTGCTAATGGAGGCTTATTACAAAATCAGATCTACTGCCGAGGCAGAAGATATGGTACAGGAGATCTTTACTTCGTTTTGGAACCGAAGGAAGGAGATTCCGCTTACCATTCCGCTGAAACACTACCTTTATAAAGCAGTACATCTGCAGTACGCCTACAAATGCCGTAAAAGCGAGGTGGCGAAGAAATTCATCCAACACTCTCTTTACATCTCAAAGGAAGGGACAATCAACCACGCGTTAGAAAATAAAGAAATATACCACCAAATTAAAGAAGCGATCGCTACAGTAACAGCACCTGCCACCAGAAGGGCATTTGAGCTTTTATATATAGAAGATAAAAGCCATAAGGAAATAGCACTTGATATGAATATCCAACCCCAGGTGGTCAAAAACCAGGTAAGCCGGGCGCTTAAAATAATCCGTTCCCATCTTAAAAAAGTAATATGA
- a CDS encoding FecR domain-containing protein encodes MNTDYELIHRLTLEELAEVISDEDLVYLKTTIREDPEAFNVWFETRNILNEPDVKEFLERSRPVEMIFQATLKDKKRPGSWKFYLLSIAAIIMVGLCFFHFYYPPATRFPVPNNALANKDIRLELPGSGNINLSDNHDSVKVNDITIHHNGDSMTYVSATAPAGIATLTIPQGKDYKITLSDGSTVWLNSITTLQFPLSFTGNTREISINGEAYIEVAKSTKPFFVKLPGKMLQVLGTSFNVNTYDSNKVQVALVNGAVKVQDRILHPGQQLTYTSDQMDITTFDESALLGWRQGLYIFNNTSLSDIMKVIPRWFDKQVIMDNPAKGKSRFTGVIYKNEPVEHSLDILKATNDFDYYIQGDIIHIK; translated from the coding sequence ATGAATACAGATTATGAACTGATACACCGTTTAACTTTAGAAGAGTTAGCTGAGGTGATCAGTGATGAAGACCTCGTGTACCTCAAAACAACCATTCGGGAAGACCCGGAAGCCTTTAATGTTTGGTTCGAAACCAGGAATATTCTCAATGAACCAGATGTAAAGGAGTTCCTTGAGCGATCTCGCCCGGTGGAAATGATTTTTCAAGCGACATTAAAAGACAAAAAAAGGCCAGGGTCCTGGAAATTTTATTTATTAAGCATCGCCGCAATAATTATGGTTGGTCTTTGCTTCTTCCATTTTTATTATCCCCCAGCAACCAGGTTCCCGGTCCCTAACAATGCCCTTGCCAACAAAGATATTCGCCTGGAATTGCCTGGTTCAGGTAATATTAATTTATCTGACAATCATGATTCAGTAAAAGTAAATGATATTACCATTCATCACAATGGTGACTCTATGACCTATGTTTCCGCTACGGCTCCTGCAGGAATAGCAACACTGACCATACCTCAGGGGAAAGATTACAAAATCACACTAAGTGATGGATCTACGGTCTGGCTGAATTCTATAACCACACTTCAATTCCCTTTGTCTTTCACAGGAAATACAAGAGAAATATCCATCAATGGAGAAGCATACATTGAAGTTGCGAAAAGCACAAAACCATTTTTTGTCAAATTACCTGGCAAGATGCTCCAGGTATTAGGAACTTCATTTAATGTCAATACATATGATAGCAATAAAGTGCAGGTGGCATTGGTCAATGGTGCTGTCAAAGTACAGGATAGAATATTGCACCCAGGCCAACAGCTAACCTATACGTCTGATCAGATGGACATAACCACATTTGATGAATCAGCACTCCTTGGTTGGCGTCAGGGTTTATATATTTTTAACAATACTTCCCTTTCCGACATTATGAAAGTAATACCCCGTTGGTTTGACAAGCAGGTAATAATGGATAATCCAGCAAAAGGCAAATCCAGATTTACAGGAGTAATTTATAAAAATGAGCCAGTAGAGCATTCCCTGGATATACTAAAGGCTACCAACGACTTTGATTATTATATTCAAGGAGACATCATTCACATTAAATAA
- a CDS encoding LytTR family DNA-binding domain-containing protein, with amino-acid sequence MSVDLFVHQSKGLFTKVNSQVVILVEASGGCSRIITREGNYLVSSTLSQLEKKLPVALFCRVHRSYIVALEQITSVTDSSVKVLDRDIPLSRAYAPMLFSRIRIIM; translated from the coding sequence ATGTCTGTAGATTTGTTTGTCCATCAAAGTAAAGGGCTTTTCACTAAGGTGAATAGCCAAGTCGTCATACTGGTAGAAGCCAGTGGCGGATGTTCCAGGATCATCACAAGAGAGGGTAATTACCTGGTAAGTAGTACGCTCAGCCAACTGGAAAAAAAGCTACCCGTGGCACTCTTTTGCCGTGTACATCGTAGTTACATTGTTGCATTAGAGCAAATTACCAGTGTGACAGATTCTAGTGTTAAAGTTCTTGACAGGGATATTCCCCTGTCAAGAGCTTATGCTCCCATGTTATTCAGCCGGATTCGTATCATCATGTGA